A single region of the Lotus japonicus ecotype B-129 chromosome 4, LjGifu_v1.2 genome encodes:
- the LOC130711765 gene encoding protein SIEVE ELEMENT OCCLUSION B-like translates to MEITPRKMQSRANRHIFSASDDTVMTKQIRATHAPVGGHINVRPLLNVVQDIFHRASFIPHIVQGKQEQLGAIEDNSHQSDLADMLDISYHTINKISCEISCKCVGGGDAHATTIEILSMLSSYSWDTKVVIGLAAFAANLGEFWLMAQLYATNRLAKSVAMLKQIHETLEQVEALGPKFETVNNLLKAMLDVANCIVEFHELPSQYIDPEAPEMLNVSTLIPSAVYWTIRSIVACASHVLGIVGLAQGYLISTIETWELSSLVHKLDNINSHLRKQLALCHQHLDDNKQIEAFQTLRRLFETLHLDNMKVLKALFCSKDDLLPLFDGSTKKRVSIDVLKRKIVLFYITDLHHVSEQEIMIFEQMYQESRQDSTRVEGQYEFVWLPVVEKGTSGAEAKQRFEKLQSMMPWFSVYDPSLLEPSTIKYIKEVWLFSGKPILVVLDPHGKVMNLNAIHMMWIWGSLAYPFSSSKEESLWKEETWGLTLLADTIDPLLIDWVSAGKYICLYGGDDMEWIRKFTSTAKSVARELQIPLEIIYVGKSNPGERVRKINKAIREENLSNVLADLTIIWFFWVRLESMWHSKLQQSKTVENDQIMHGIMRILSFDSSDQGWAVINQGTGRMAQGKGDTFIKCLEEHEHWKDKVNDKGFLPAMDDYMQELQTPHHCNRLILPGVNGRIPQKVVCAECGRSMEKFFMYRCCNE, encoded by the exons ATGGAAATCACTCCCAGGAAGATGCAATCCAGGGCCAACCGCCACATATTTTCAGCATCAGATGACACTGTCATGACCAAACAAATTCGTGCTACTCATGCTCCAGTTGGTGGACATATTAACGTTAGACCTCTTCTTAATGTTGTTCAGGACATTTTCCACCGTGCCTCTTTCATCCCTCACATTGTTCAG ggaaagcaagagcaattggGAGCCATAGAGGACAATTCCCACCAATCTGACTTAGCTGATATGCTAGATATTTCTTACCACACAATTAACAAAATTTCCTGCGAG ATATCTTGCAAGTGTGTAGGTGGTGGAGACGCCCATGCCACAACCATAGAAATACTGAGCATGCTCTCAAGCTATTCATGGGATACTAAAGTGGTGATTGGTTTAGCAGCTTTTGCAGCAAACTTGGGGGAGTTTTGGCTGATGGCTCAGCTCTATGCCACCAACCGTCTTGCCAAGTCTGTTGCAATGCTGAAGCAAATCCATGAAACACTTGAACAAGTGGAAGCTTTGGGACCCAAGTTTGAAACAGTGAACAACCTTCTCAAGGCCATGTTAGATGTTGCCAATTGCATTGTTGAGTTCCATGAGCTTCCCTCTCAGTACATTGACCCTGAAGCACCAGAAATGTTGAATGTATCCACTCTTATTCCAAGTGCTGTCTATTGGACCATTCGGAGTATTGTGGCATGTGCTTCACATGTTTTAGGCATAGTTGGTCTGGCTCAAGG ATACCTGATATCAACAATAGAGACTTGGGAGCTTTCCAGTTTGGTTCATAAGCTCGATAACATAAATAGCCACCTTCGGAAACAACTAGCCCTTTGTCATCAGCACTTAG ATGACAACAAACAGATAGAAGCATTTCAAACACTTCGGCGCCTTTTTGAGACATTGCATCTAGATAACATGAAGGTTCTTAAAGCTCTGTTTTGCAGCAAGGATGATCTGTTGCCACTCTTCGATGGTTCTACCAAGAAAAGG GTTAGCATTGATGTTTTGAAGAGAAAGATTGTGTTATTCTACATAACAGACCTCCATCATGTCTCTGAACAAGAGATTATGATTTTTGAACAAATGTATCAAGAGTCAAGGCAAGACTCAACCAGGGTAGAGGGTCAATACGAATTTGTTTGGCTTCCTGTTGTGGAAAAAGGAACCTCAGGGGCTGAAGCAAAACAAAGGTTCGAGAAGCTGCAATCAATGATGCCATGGTTTTCAGTTTATGACCCTTCTCTTCTGGAGCCATCAACCATCAAGTACATTAAAGAGGTGTGGCTTTTCAGTGGGAAGCCTATCCTTGTAGTGTTGGACCCCCATGGGAAGGTTATGAATCTCAATGCAATACACATGATGTGGATTTGGGGAAGCCTGGCATATCCATTTTCTAGCTCAAAGGAAGAATCACTGTGGAAGGAGGAAACATGGGGACTTACCCTGTTAGCAGATACAATTGATCCTTTACTCATTGATTGG GTATCAGCGGGAAAATACATATGCTTGTATGGAGGAGATGATATGGAGTGGATCAGAAAATTTACAAGTACAGCAAAATCAGTGGCAAGGGAACTTCAAATACCACTAGAGATCATTTATGTGGGAAAAAGCAACCCAGGAGAGAGAGTTAGAAAAATCAACAAGGCCATACGTGAAGAAAATTTGAGCAACGTACTTGCTGACCTTACTATTATTTGGTTCTTTTGGGTTAGGCTGGAGAGCATGTGGCACTCCAAACTACAGCAGAGCAAGACAGTGGAGAATGACCAGATAATGCATGGAATAATGAGGATCCTAAGCTTTGATAGCAGTGATCAGGGTTGGGCTGTGATCAATCAAGGCACAGGGAGAATGGCACAGGGCAAGGGAGACACATTTATAAAGTGCCTTGAGGAACATGAGCACTGGAAGGATAAGGTTAATGATAAAGGGTTTTTGCCAGCAATGGATGATTATATGCAAGAACTCCAAACCCCACATCACTGCAATCGTTTGATTCTGCCAGGAGTCAATGGTAGAATCCCTCAAAAGGTTGTCTGTGCTGAGTGTGGCCGTTCAATGGAAAAGTTCTTCATGTATCGTTGCTGCAATGAGTGA
- the LOC130711766 gene encoding uncharacterized protein LOC130711766, giving the protein MEQLPASNLPSKPGIKAKPNIKKLPSPRELISHYESQGMETEEASLKVIEDLQKALFGVISSGRGKKDKLLSDSSRKMDAVNSRLAILDMKLDSKPGYVETFAIGVASGAALKGIGAVLPHIIGPLSQIWNSVTIASKSSPQ; this is encoded by the coding sequence ATGGAACAACTTCCGGCCTCAAATTTACCATCTAAACCAGGGATTAAAGCTAAACCAAACATTAAGAAGCTTCCATCGCCGAGGGAATTGATATCCCACTATGAATCTCAAGGGATGGAGACTGAAGAAGCCTCCTTGAAGGTCATAGAGGATCTTCAGAAGGCATTGTTTGGGGTAATTTCCTCTGGTAGAGGTAAAAAGGATAAGCTTTTAAGTGATTCTTCTAGGAAGATGGATGCGGTTAATAGCAGACTTGCCATTCTTGACATGAAGCTTGACTCAAAGCCTGGGTATGTAGAGACTTTTGCAATTGGGGTTGCCTCAGGCGCTGCCCTTAAAGGAATTGGGGCTGTTTTGCCTCATATCATTGGCCCTCTTTCTCAGATTTGGAATTCTGTAACTATAGCCTCTAAATCTTCTCCTCAATGA